Genomic window (Cellulosilyticum lentocellum DSM 5427):
TTATAGTATTTTGATTTATTCCACTGTAACATATTTAAATACTTTTTCTCAATAGTAAATCCATTTGTTTACTACACAAAAAGGGGATGTAAAAAAACTCCCCTAACGAAAAAATCGCTGAGGTCGTAAGACTTCAGCGATTTTTTTGGTATAATTTATTTATGCTACTAAACAAAAATACCAATGATAATTTTACACCAAGACAGCTAAAATTACCATTGGATATCGAAAAAATAATTGATATTTCAGATCCAGTATATACTTTATGCGAAGTAATGGATCACATTGACCTAACACGATATTTTGTAGAGAAGGACTGCAAAACAGGTCGTCCAAGATGTGATTCAGATAAAATGCTTAAGATTATACTTTTCACTTTTATGGAGCATGGCATTAGTTCTTTAAGAAATATTGAAAAACTCTGTCGTACAGACATCAGATATATGTATCTTCTTGACGGAATGAAAGCTCCATCTTTTGCTACTTTCGGCAACTTTATTCGTAATGAATTAACGACTTCAATTGAACAAATCTTCATTGATATCAATTCTTATATTTTTAATCAAGAGCATGTGGATTTACATCACACTTACATCGATGGAACAAAGATTGAAGCTAATGCTAATCGCTATACCTGGGTATGGAAGAAATCTTGCATCAAAAATAGAAACAAAGTGTTCGAAAAGATCTCATTACTCATCGATACAATGAATTCAGAGGTTCTTAGTTTTCTTAATGTGAAGTTAGAAAAAAGAGATGAATATGCGATTGATTACGTTGAGGCATTGCTTGAAAATTATCAGAAGGCAATAAATCTAGAGGTTTCAAAATTTGTTTCCGGAGCGGGGCATAAGAAAAGTATCCATCAAAAACAGTATCAGGAAATGCAGGGGTATCTAGAACGCCTCAAGAAATATGCAAAGCACCTCGAAGTATGTGGTGAGCGAAGAAATAGTTATTCAAAAACTGATCACGATGCAACTTTTATGAGAATCAAACGTGATTATATGGGAAATGACCAGCTCCTTCCTGCTTACAACATGCAGGCTTCCATATGTGATGAATATATAGCTGTAATAGACGCAAAACCTTATGCTTCAGACATGGAATGTTTTCAACCTTTAATGGAAAAGTTTAATGCTACTTATGGTCATTATCCAACGTATCCTGTTGCTGACGCAGGATATGGTTCTTATAATAATTATCTTTATTGTGAGGAACATGGCATGGAAAAATATATGAAATTTACTATGTTTGAGAGGGAAACTAAGAATGAAAAATATCATTATGATCCATATCGTGCAGTAAATTTCAAAAGAGATGAACAAGGAAACCTGATCTGTCCTAATAATAAAAAGTTTATATATAAATGTGATAGGCATATATATAAAAATCAATATGGTAGAACAGAAGAAATATATGAATGTGAAGACTGTGCAGGATGTCCATATCGTAGTGAATGTTGCAAAAGATCACATGGAAATAGAACAGTACGCCTTAATCGAGAATTAACAGAAATACATAAGGAAGTAATAAATAATCTAGAATCAATTCATGGTGCCTTATTGTGTATGAACAGAAGTATTCAATCAGAGGGGACATTTGGGATAATTAAGTGGGATAGATCTTATAAAAGATTATTTCGGCGAGGTGAAAAAGCTGTCATTTTAGAATTCACGTTAATCTCTTGTGGATACAACCTCTATAAGTATCATAACAAGAAACATCGGACATCCATAGCTGCATAAAAAACGGATATAATATCATCATTTAAAGCCTATAAAACCATAGGCTTAATAAGTGACTTCTAATTTTGTGATAATGATAATAAATCTATTAAAAAACAAGGAGCAGGTCGCTACAGGCGACCTGCTCCTTGTTTCGAGGCTGTTTTTTTACAGCCCCTTTTTGTGCTATATGATTTTTGCTCGAAATGAATTAACGATTTTTAATAGCTGCTTGTGCTGCAGCAAGTCTTGCAATTGGTACACGGAATGGAGAACAAGATACATAGTTAAGTCCTACTTTATGGCAGAATTCAACTGATGATGGATCACCACCATGTTCACCACAAATACCAAGTTTAATATTTGGACGTGTTTTACGGCCTTTTTCAGCTGCCATTTGTACCAATTGACCTACACCTGTTTGGTCAAGTCTAGCAAATGGATCGCTTTCATAAATACCTTTTCCATAGTAATCTTCTAAGAATTTACCAGCATCATCACGAGAGAAACCAAATGTCATTTGTGTTAAGTCGTTTGTACCAAATGAGAAGAATTCAGCTTCCTCAGCAATAGCATCTGCTGTAAGTGCAGCACGTGGGATTTCAATCATTGTACCTACATGGTATTCCATTTCGATACCAGCTTCTTTGATAACTTCATCTGCTGTTTTAACAACGATATCTTTAACAAATTTAAGTTCTTTCTTTTCACCTACAAGTGGAATCATGATTTCTGGTACAACATCATATCCCTTCTCTTGTTTCACTTGTACAGCAGCTTCAATGATAGCGCGTGCTTGCATTTCTGCAATTTCTGGATAAGAAACAGCAAGACGACAACCACGGTGACCCATCATTGGGTTGAATTCATGAAGTCCTTCTACAGTTGCTTTAAGGTCTTCAAATGTAAGACCCATTTCTTTTGCAAGATCTGCAATATCCTCATCTGTATGTGGAACGAATTCATGAAGTGGTGGATCAAGAAGACGGATGGTTACTGGTCTACCTTCCATTGCCTCATAAATACCTGCAAAGTCACCTCTTTGAAGTGGAAGAAGGCCTTTAAGTGCTTCTCTTCTTTCTGCTTCTGTTTTAGATACAATCATTTTACGAATCTTCATAATACGATCTTCTTCAAAGAACATATGCTCTGTACGGCAAAGACCGATACCTTCTGCACCAAATTTAACAGCATTTCTTGCATCTCTTGGTGTGTCAGCATTTGTACGTACTTTAAGTACTCTTGCTTTATCTGCCCAAGCCATAAGTGTTTCAAAATCACCTGTGATTTCTGGTTCAATAGTTGCTACATCTTCACCATAGATATTACCTGTTGAACCATCTAAAGAGATATAATCTCCTTCTTTATATGTATTGCCACCTAATGCAAAGGTTTTAGCTTCTTCATCAATTTTAATCTCACCACATCCAGATACACAGCATGTACCCATACCACGAGCAACTACTGCTGCATGTGAAGTCATACCGCCACGTACAGTTAAGATACCACGAGCTGCTGCCATACCCTCAATATCTTCTGGAGATGTTTCAAGACGAACTAAGATAACTCTTTCACCAGCTGCTGCTGCATTCTTAGCATCTTCTGCTGTGAAATAAACTTTACCTGCTGCTGCTCCTGGAGATGCTGGAAGCGCACTACCGATTACTGTTGCAGCTTTAAGTGCTTTTGGATCAAAGTTAGGGTGAAGTAATTGATCAAGTTGTTTTGGTTCTACACGGCAAACAGCTGTTTCTTCTGTAATCTTGCCTTCTGCAACTAAATCAACTGCAATTTTTAGAGCAGCCCCAGCTGTTCTTTTACCATTACGTGTTTGAAGGAAGAACAATTTGCCTTCTTCAACTGTGAATTCCATATCTTGCATATCACGATAATGATTTTCAAGCTTAGTATAAATCTCTGTGAACTCTTGATATACATCTGGCATATCTTGTTCAAGTTGTGTAATTGGGTTTGGTGTACGAATACCAGCAACAACGTCTTCACCTTGTGCATTAATGAGGTATTCACCATAAATTTTATTTTCACCTGTAGAAGGGTTTCTTGTGAAAGCAACACCTGTACCAGATGTGTTACCCATATTACCAAATACCATCATTTGTACGTTTACTGCTGTACCCCAATCAGATGGGTAATCATTCATTCTTCTGTAAACAATAGCACGAGGATTCATCCAAGAAC
Coding sequences:
- a CDS encoding transposase: MLLNKNTNDNFTPRQLKLPLDIEKIIDISDPVYTLCEVMDHIDLTRYFVEKDCKTGRPRCDSDKMLKIILFTFMEHGISSLRNIEKLCRTDIRYMYLLDGMKAPSFATFGNFIRNELTTSIEQIFIDINSYIFNQEHVDLHHTYIDGTKIEANANRYTWVWKKSCIKNRNKVFEKISLLIDTMNSEVLSFLNVKLEKRDEYAIDYVEALLENYQKAINLEVSKFVSGAGHKKSIHQKQYQEMQGYLERLKKYAKHLEVCGERRNSYSKTDHDATFMRIKRDYMGNDQLLPAYNMQASICDEYIAVIDAKPYASDMECFQPLMEKFNATYGHYPTYPVADAGYGSYNNYLYCEEHGMEKYMKFTMFERETKNEKYHYDPYRAVNFKRDEQGNLICPNNKKFIYKCDRHIYKNQYGRTEEIYECEDCAGCPYRSECCKRSHGNRTVRLNRELTEIHKEVINNLESIHGALLCMNRSIQSEGTFGIIKWDRSYKRLFRRGEKAVILEFTLISCGYNLYKYHNKKHRTSIAA
- the ppdK gene encoding pyruvate, phosphate dikinase; the encoded protein is MSQQWVYMFQEGEAGNKNLLGGKGANLAEMTQLGLPIPHGFIVTTEACTEYYANGGSLTDAIMVQIKEALAKLEDLAGKKFGDTENPLLVSVRSGARVSMPGMMDTVLNLGLNDVAVEGLAKKTGNTRFAYDSYRRFIQMFSDVVMEIPKPRFEKIIDRMKEEKGVQMDTELNADDLKEMVVRFKALYKEEKGVEFPQEPEHQLMEAIKAVFRSWMNPRAIVYRRMNDYPSDWGTAVNVQMMVFGNMGNTSGTGVAFTRNPSTGENKIYGEYLINAQGEDVVAGIRTPNPITQLEQDMPDVYQEFTEIYTKLENHYRDMQDMEFTVEEGKLFFLQTRNGKRTAGAALKIAVDLVAEGKITEETAVCRVEPKQLDQLLHPNFDPKALKAATVIGSALPASPGAAAGKVYFTAEDAKNAAAAGERVILVRLETSPEDIEGMAAARGILTVRGGMTSHAAVVARGMGTCCVSGCGEIKIDEEAKTFALGGNTYKEGDYISLDGSTGNIYGEDVATIEPEITGDFETLMAWADKARVLKVRTNADTPRDARNAVKFGAEGIGLCRTEHMFFEEDRIMKIRKMIVSKTEAERREALKGLLPLQRGDFAGIYEAMEGRPVTIRLLDPPLHEFVPHTDEDIADLAKEMGLTFEDLKATVEGLHEFNPMMGHRGCRLAVSYPEIAEMQARAIIEAAVQVKQEKGYDVVPEIMIPLVGEKKELKFVKDIVVKTADEVIKEAGIEMEYHVGTMIEIPRAALTADAIAEEAEFFSFGTNDLTQMTFGFSRDDAGKFLEDYYGKGIYESDPFARLDQTGVGQLVQMAAEKGRKTRPNIKLGICGEHGGDPSSVEFCHKVGLNYVSCSPFRVPIARLAAAQAAIKNR